A DNA window from Pseudomonas sp. B21-056 contains the following coding sequences:
- a CDS encoding Ldh family oxidoreductase, which yields MSALSDHAGSGPLSLDALVGLLEKIFLRHGTSADVARTLAENCARAERDGAHSHGVFRMPGYVSTLNSGWVNGQAVPVVEDVASGFVRVDAGNGFAQPALAAARPLLVEKARSAGIAVLAIRNSHHFAALWPDVEPFAYEGLVALSVVNSMTCVVPHGAERPLFGTNPIAFAAPRAGGEPIVFDLATSAIAHGDVQIAARKGELLPPGMGVDSLGQPTCDPKAILDGGALLPFGGHKGSALSMMVELLAAALTGGNFSFEFDWNNHPGAKTPWTGQLLIVIDPSKAAGQDFAERSQELVRQMQGVGLRRLPGDRRHRERSHSDQHGIVLDEQTLQQLRALAGL from the coding sequence ATGTCCGCGCTATCCGATCATGCCGGTTCCGGCCCCCTGTCCCTTGACGCCCTGGTGGGCCTGCTGGAGAAGATTTTCCTGCGGCACGGCACCTCGGCTGACGTCGCCCGCACCCTGGCTGAAAACTGCGCCCGCGCCGAGCGCGACGGTGCCCATAGCCATGGGGTGTTTCGCATGCCCGGCTATGTCTCGACGCTGAACAGCGGTTGGGTCAACGGTCAGGCAGTGCCGGTGGTTGAAGACGTCGCATCGGGCTTCGTCCGGGTGGACGCTGGAAACGGTTTCGCCCAGCCGGCCCTGGCCGCCGCACGTCCGTTATTGGTGGAGAAGGCCCGCAGCGCCGGTATCGCAGTGTTGGCGATCCGCAATTCCCATCACTTTGCCGCCCTCTGGCCGGATGTCGAGCCGTTTGCCTACGAAGGGTTGGTGGCGTTGAGCGTGGTCAACAGCATGACCTGCGTGGTGCCCCATGGCGCGGAACGTCCGTTGTTCGGCACCAATCCCATTGCCTTCGCCGCGCCGCGGGCCGGTGGCGAGCCGATTGTCTTTGACCTGGCCACCAGCGCCATCGCCCATGGCGACGTGCAGATTGCCGCGCGCAAGGGCGAGTTGTTACCGCCAGGCATGGGAGTGGACAGCCTCGGCCAGCCAACCTGCGACCCGAAGGCGATTCTCGACGGCGGCGCATTGCTGCCGTTTGGCGGGCACAAGGGATCGGCGTTGTCGATGATGGTCGAGCTGCTGGCGGCGGCCCTCACCGGCGGCAATTTCTCGTTCGAGTTCGATTGGAACAATCATCCGGGTGCGAAGACGCCGTGGACCGGGCAGTTGTTGATCGTGATCGACCCGAGCAAGGCCGCCGGGCAGGACTTTGCCGAGCGCAGCCAGGAACTGGTCAGGCAGATGCAGGGCGTGGGATTGCGGCGGCTGCCAGGGGATCGCCGGCATCGGGAGCGCAGTCATTCCGATCAGCATGGGATTGTGCTGGATGAGCAGACACTGCAACAGCTGCGGGCGTTGGCAGGATTGTAG
- a CDS encoding DUF883 family protein — protein MARRPSAQANGEQIKDQVFSELKALIEESEKLLKSSDSLVGEDAENLRGQISQKLQQALDSVASARERTRPMVDATEVYIGGHPWQTVAISAGFGLVVGLLLGRR, from the coding sequence ATGGCTCGTAGACCCAGCGCGCAAGCGAACGGAGAGCAAATCAAGGATCAGGTGTTCAGTGAACTGAAGGCCTTGATCGAAGAGTCGGAGAAGCTGCTCAAAAGCAGCGACTCGCTGGTCGGCGAAGACGCCGAGAACCTGCGGGGACAGATCTCTCAGAAACTGCAGCAGGCCCTGGACTCGGTCGCCAGCGCCCGGGAACGCACCCGGCCCATGGTCGATGCCACGGAGGTCTACATCGGCGGTCATCCATGGCAAACCGTGGCGATTTCCGCCGGTTTCGGGCTGGTGGTGGGCTTGTTGCTCGGACGGCGTTAA
- a CDS encoding LysR family transcriptional regulator has protein sequence MNLMNIENLDLNLLKTFEALHDESSASRAALRLGVTQSAISAALRRLRNVYDDQLFVRTGRGLAPTLRANQLKPVISEALDKCRQSLAMIDPDTRHYEGRSVIVGLSDDFEVAYGRRLIEEVAQRAPGLRLIFRQTHSQIVGRNLMERNFDLAITAGGFTERLLSRQVLGEGDYACLVDPASLQEHQQTLSLEAFVAREHLLVSSGGFIGITDEGLAGLGLSRKVCASTTHFAALPFLLKGSRAVATIPGHAARAIAALGGLAFLPCPLALPRYPIELGWRTHTQMDPAVAKVREAIVTTFA, from the coding sequence ATGAACCTGATGAATATCGAGAACCTCGATCTCAACCTGCTCAAGACCTTCGAAGCCCTGCACGACGAATCCAGCGCCAGCCGGGCCGCGCTGCGCCTGGGCGTGACCCAGTCGGCCATCAGTGCCGCCCTGCGCAGGCTGCGAAACGTGTATGACGATCAATTGTTCGTGCGCACCGGTCGCGGCCTGGCGCCGACGTTGCGGGCCAATCAACTGAAACCGGTGATCAGCGAAGCCCTGGACAAATGCCGGCAAAGCCTGGCGATGATCGACCCCGATACCCGTCATTACGAAGGCCGCTCGGTCATCGTCGGTCTGTCCGACGACTTCGAGGTGGCCTACGGGCGGCGCCTGATCGAGGAAGTGGCGCAACGGGCGCCGGGGTTGCGCTTGATTTTTCGCCAGACCCACAGCCAGATCGTCGGTCGCAACCTGATGGAGCGCAATTTCGACCTGGCGATCACGGCGGGTGGTTTCACCGAACGATTGCTCAGCCGCCAGGTACTGGGTGAAGGCGACTATGCCTGCCTGGTCGACCCGGCCAGCCTGCAAGAGCACCAGCAGACCCTCAGCCTGGAGGCCTTCGTGGCCCGCGAACATCTGCTGGTGTCATCGGGTGGTTTCATCGGCATCACCGACGAAGGACTGGCCGGGCTCGGCCTGAGCCGGAAGGTGTGTGCCTCGACCACCCATTTTGCGGCGTTGCCGTTTCTGCTCAAGGGCAGCCGGGCCGTGGCGACCATTCCGGGGCACGCCGCACGGGCCATTGCGGCACTCGGCGGCCTGGCGTTTTTGCCCTGCCCCCTCGCCTTGCCACGTTATCCCATCGAACTGGGGTGGCGAACCCACACCCAGATGGATCCGGCAGTGGCCAAGGTGCGCGAGGCCATCGTCACGACCTTTGCGTAA
- a CDS encoding carbon-nitrogen hydrolase family protein, with protein sequence MPKSIVAALQIGSLPGGKDETLAQILCYEDAIRQAGARLVVMPEALLGGYPKGEGFGTRLGYRLPEGREAFARYFANAIDVPGVETEALAGLSARTGASLVLGVIERAGSTLYCTALYFEPDAGLVAKHRKLMPTGTERLIWGKGDGSTLPVIDSQVGRLGAAVCWENMMPLLRTAMYAKGVEVWCAPTVDEREMWQVTMRHIAHEGRCFVVSACQIQASPQALGVEVEHWPADRPLIAGGSVIIGPMGDVLAGPLKDTAGLLTAEIDTDDLVRARYDYDVVGHYARPDVFELVVDERARPGVRFTA encoded by the coding sequence ATGCCCAAATCCATCGTGGCTGCCCTGCAGATCGGTTCCTTGCCCGGCGGCAAGGACGAGACATTGGCGCAGATCCTTTGTTACGAAGACGCCATACGCCAGGCCGGTGCTCGCTTGGTGGTGATGCCCGAAGCGCTGTTGGGCGGTTACCCCAAGGGGGAAGGATTCGGGACCCGGTTGGGTTACCGGCTGCCGGAGGGGCGCGAGGCCTTCGCCCGCTACTTTGCCAATGCCATCGACGTGCCGGGTGTCGAGACCGAGGCGTTGGCCGGGCTTTCGGCGCGCACGGGAGCAAGCCTGGTGCTCGGCGTCATCGAGCGTGCCGGCAGTACCCTGTATTGCACGGCGCTGTATTTCGAGCCCGATGCAGGCCTGGTGGCCAAACATCGCAAACTGATGCCCACCGGCACCGAGCGGCTGATCTGGGGCAAGGGTGACGGTTCGACCTTGCCGGTGATCGACAGCCAGGTCGGTCGGCTCGGCGCGGCGGTGTGCTGGGAAAACATGATGCCGCTGCTGCGCACCGCGATGTATGCCAAGGGCGTGGAGGTCTGGTGCGCGCCGACGGTGGATGAGCGGGAGATGTGGCAGGTGACCATGCGTCACATTGCCCACGAGGGGCGATGCTTTGTGGTCAGCGCCTGCCAGATCCAGGCCTCACCTCAGGCGCTGGGCGTTGAGGTCGAGCACTGGCCGGCGGATCGTCCGTTGATCGCCGGCGGCAGTGTGATCATCGGGCCCATGGGGGATGTGCTGGCCGGGCCGCTGAAAGACACCGCTGGGCTACTGACCGCCGAAATCGATACCGATGACCTGGTGCGGGCGCGTTATGACTATGACGTAGTGGGTCATTACGCCAGGCCGGATGTGTTCGAACTGGTGGTGGATGAACGGGCCCGGCCCGGCGTGCGCTTCACGGCGTGA
- a CDS encoding LEA type 2 family protein: MRRIPGLFLLLTLFSLSACALFPHRDPLNINVVGIEPLPSQDLEMRFAVKLRLQNPNETAIQYNGVALDLEVNDRTLATGVSDQSGSIPRFSETILSVPVSISAFSVLRQTLGLSQAQGLDELPYVLKGKLSGGLFGTMRFVDRGTLDLRGRAATW, from the coding sequence ATGCGCAGAATCCCCGGCCTGTTTCTCCTGCTGACACTGTTCAGCCTCAGCGCCTGCGCCCTCTTCCCCCACCGTGACCCGCTGAACATCAACGTGGTCGGTATCGAGCCCCTGCCCAGCCAAGATCTGGAGATGCGTTTTGCCGTGAAGCTGCGCCTGCAGAATCCCAACGAAACCGCCATCCAATACAACGGCGTGGCGCTGGACCTGGAGGTCAACGACCGCACGCTGGCCACCGGCGTCAGCGACCAGAGCGGTTCCATTCCACGGTTTTCCGAAACGATACTGAGTGTCCCCGTGAGCATTTCGGCATTTTCGGTGCTGCGCCAGACCCTGGGCCTGAGTCAGGCACAGGGTCTGGATGAACTGCCCTATGTGCTCAAGGGCAAACTCTCCGGGGGACTGTTCGGCACCATGCGCTTCGTCGACCGCGGCACCCTCGACTTGCGAGGACGCGCGGCGACCTGGTGA
- a CDS encoding helix-turn-helix transcriptional regulator produces MSRTTRLLTLLQVLRGKRCPATAATLAAELKVSERTLYRDIAELTALGAPIQGEAGIGYVLRSGLFLPPLMFTADEIEAIVLGLRYVDQRGDEVLGKAAADALAKVAAVLAPDVRDALRNPTVLPGPPGYGYPQNTVELNVYRQAIRTQAKLHIDYADVNNTPSQRLIWPLALGFFNEARVVVAWCELRGAYRTFRTDRIASATEQGERYPGRRSDLLRAWMKSMQLDDTGRFTPDKN; encoded by the coding sequence GTGTCCCGTACCACTCGGCTGCTCACTTTGTTGCAAGTCTTGCGCGGCAAGCGCTGCCCGGCCACCGCCGCGACGCTGGCGGCAGAGTTGAAGGTGTCCGAGCGCACGCTCTACCGCGACATTGCCGAGCTGACCGCCCTGGGGGCGCCGATCCAGGGGGAGGCGGGCATCGGCTATGTATTGCGCAGCGGCCTGTTCCTGCCGCCACTGATGTTCACCGCCGATGAAATCGAAGCCATCGTGCTGGGCTTGCGCTACGTGGACCAGCGTGGCGACGAGGTGCTGGGCAAGGCTGCCGCCGACGCCCTGGCGAAGGTTGCCGCGGTGCTGGCCCCTGATGTCCGGGACGCCTTGCGCAATCCCACGGTGCTGCCCGGTCCGCCGGGTTATGGGTATCCGCAGAATACGGTGGAGTTGAACGTGTATCGCCAGGCCATCCGCACCCAGGCGAAGCTGCACATCGATTACGCCGACGTCAACAACACCCCGAGCCAGCGGCTGATCTGGCCCCTGGCCCTGGGTTTTTTCAACGAGGCACGGGTGGTGGTGGCCTGGTGCGAACTACGCGGTGCCTACCGGACCTTTCGCACCGACCGGATTGCCTCGGCGACCGAGCAGGGCGAGCGCTATCCCGGCAGGCGCAGCGACTTGCTGCGGGCCTGGATGAAGTCGATGCAACTGGACGATACCGGACGCTTCACTCCTGACAAGAACTGA
- a CDS encoding nuclear transport factor 2 family protein — protein sequence MSNPVSSLAPAIAGYIAAANARDSSAVTLFFAEDANVFDEGQHRAGTQAIIQWMDDTSRRFQPRVEVLNVQQRTGKVLVHNLISGTFPGSPLELRYTFRLDEQGKISRLDISI from the coding sequence ATGTCCAATCCCGTCTCTTCCCTGGCCCCGGCCATCGCTGGCTACATCGCAGCCGCCAACGCCCGTGACAGCTCGGCGGTGACGCTTTTTTTCGCCGAGGACGCCAATGTCTTCGATGAGGGCCAGCACCGGGCCGGCACCCAGGCCATCATCCAGTGGATGGACGACACTTCCCGTCGCTTCCAGCCACGGGTAGAAGTGCTCAACGTGCAGCAACGCACGGGCAAGGTGCTGGTCCACAACCTGATCTCGGGAACCTTCCCCGGCAGTCCGCTGGAGTTGCGCTATACCTTCCGGCTCGATGAGCAGGGCAAGATCAGCCGGCTGGATATCTCGATTTAA
- the zapE gene encoding cell division protein ZapE, which yields MTFDSPLSAWQHAIEHHGFVQDEAQELAIMALEQCHKALHEGRKSIKGVYLWGPVGRGKTWLMDRFHDSLKVAARRQHFHHFMAWVHQRSFQLTGTPDPLQALARELSQEVRVLCFDELFVTDIGDAIILGRLFQVMFELGMVIVSTSNLPPEELYANGHNRERFLPTITAIKQHMQVVPVNGWQDHRQHPGAVQQRYWLREAGQPDPLGEVFERLSAGQPASGDPVQVGHRLLEPVKASDTVLWSRYPDLCEQPFSALDFMGLCDRFKVILLSDVPSLSAEQREGRIARGTEDGVERVEAGDRELPQLSVHDDGVRRFIALIDECYDRKVPLYLSAQVPMDQLYTEGYLQFPFRRTLSRLQEMQLQRFGQPA from the coding sequence ATGACTTTCGACTCCCCCTTGAGTGCCTGGCAGCACGCCATTGAACACCACGGCTTTGTCCAGGACGAGGCCCAGGAGTTGGCGATCATGGCCCTGGAGCAATGCCACAAGGCATTGCACGAGGGGCGCAAGTCGATCAAGGGCGTTTATCTCTGGGGGCCGGTGGGGCGCGGCAAGACCTGGCTGATGGACCGCTTCCATGACAGCCTCAAGGTTGCGGCCCGGCGCCAGCATTTCCATCATTTCATGGCCTGGGTGCACCAGCGTTCGTTCCAGCTCACGGGCACGCCGGATCCGTTGCAAGCCCTGGCCAGGGAGCTGAGCCAGGAAGTCCGGGTGCTGTGTTTCGACGAGTTGTTCGTCACCGACATTGGCGATGCCATCATCCTCGGTCGCCTGTTCCAGGTCATGTTCGAACTGGGCATGGTGATCGTGAGCACTTCGAACCTGCCGCCCGAGGAACTCTATGCCAACGGCCACAACCGTGAGCGGTTCCTGCCGACCATCACCGCGATCAAACAGCACATGCAAGTCGTGCCGGTGAACGGCTGGCAGGATCATCGCCAGCATCCGGGCGCGGTGCAGCAACGCTATTGGCTGCGTGAGGCCGGGCAACCCGACCCGTTGGGCGAGGTCTTCGAACGGTTGAGTGCAGGGCAACCAGCCAGTGGTGATCCGGTGCAGGTCGGCCATCGCCTGCTGGAACCGGTCAAGGCCAGCGACACGGTGCTCTGGAGTCGCTACCCGGATTTGTGCGAGCAACCGTTCTCGGCCCTGGATTTCATGGGCCTGTGCGACCGCTTCAAGGTCATCCTGCTCAGCGATGTGCCCAGCCTGAGTGCCGAGCAACGCGAAGGGCGGATTGCCCGTGGCACGGAGGACGGTGTCGAGCGGGTCGAGGCGGGGGACCGCGAGCTGCCGCAACTGTCGGTCCACGATGACGGTGTGCGGCGTTTCATTGCCCTGATCGACGAGTGCTACGATCGCAAGGTGCCGCTATACCTTTCGGCCCAGGTGCCGATGGATCAGTTGTACACCGAGGGCTATCTGCAATTCCCGTTTCGCCGTACCCTCAGTCGCCTCCAGGAGATGCAACTGCAACGTTTCGGTCAGCCCGCCTGA
- a CDS encoding GNAT family N-acetyltransferase, translating to MEEAKDVLVLQASYTNPVHAEAICHVLNGYAEDPMGGGQSLSAEVLLHLPEELAKRPHAFSVLAFVNGEPAGLINCFEGFSTFACRPLVNIHDVAVMKAFRGLGLSQKMLQKVEDIARQRGCCKITLEVLEGNAVAQGSYSKFGFAAGMFDPAHGRMLFWTKPL from the coding sequence ATGGAAGAAGCCAAGGACGTTCTCGTACTGCAAGCCAGCTACACCAATCCGGTTCACGCCGAAGCGATCTGTCACGTGCTCAATGGCTATGCGGAGGACCCCATGGGCGGTGGCCAGTCACTGTCAGCCGAGGTCTTGCTGCATCTGCCGGAGGAACTGGCCAAGCGCCCCCACGCGTTCAGCGTGCTGGCATTCGTCAATGGCGAGCCGGCGGGGCTGATCAACTGTTTCGAGGGGTTTTCGACCTTCGCCTGCCGGCCGCTGGTGAATATCCATGATGTTGCCGTCATGAAGGCGTTTCGCGGGCTGGGCCTGAGCCAGAAGATGTTGCAGAAGGTCGAGGACATCGCGCGTCAGCGCGGTTGCTGCAAGATCACCCTGGAAGTGCTTGAAGGCAATGCCGTGGCCCAGGGCAGCTATTCGAAGTTTGGATTCGCCGCCGGCATGTTCGACCCGGCCCATGGCCGCATGCTGTTCTGGACCAAGCCCCTGTGA
- a CDS encoding phosphoethanolamine transferase CptA, with amino-acid sequence MSLFKRSKTTAKGFDWAGFGWLFLFFWYFSGITQLLILVSDTSGFSGFRQAFVVSAVWLAPMLLFPARTRLLAALIGVVLWACSMASLGYFFIYQQEFSQSVIFIMFESNVAEAGEYMTQYFAWWMVPAFLAHTAMGYFLWTRLRPVYLPRGQAMVAAVVILGAVVGYPLIKQTQRAGTFAGGLEKFEDRIEPAVPWQMLVAYHRYGEQLASMQGMLQSASKIEPLRNLKDAMTNQPATLVLVIGESTNRQRMSLYGYPRETTPELDKLKDQLAVFDNVITPRPYTIEALQQVLTFADEQNPDLYLTTPSLVSMMKQAGYKTFWITNQQTMTKRNTMLTTFSQQADEQVYLNNNRNQNAAQYDGDVIAPFNKALADTAPRKLIVVHLLGTHMSYQYRYPPTFNKFTDRQGVPAGLRDDQVPTYNSYDNAVLYNDFVVSSLIKDYAKNDPNGFLLYLSDHGEDVFDSAGHDTLGRNEGKPTAPMYTIPFMAWASPKWRETHDWNFAGDLSRPYSSSQLIHTWADLAGLSFDELDRSKSLVSAEFQARPLLIGNPYQRQHKALIDFSLMQPKAPAARLVQQ; translated from the coding sequence ATGAGTTTGTTCAAACGCAGCAAAACGACTGCGAAAGGTTTCGATTGGGCCGGATTCGGCTGGCTCTTCCTATTCTTCTGGTATTTCTCGGGCATCACCCAGTTGCTCATCCTGGTGAGCGATACCTCCGGCTTCTCAGGCTTTCGCCAAGCGTTCGTCGTGAGCGCCGTGTGGCTGGCGCCCATGCTGCTTTTCCCCGCCCGGACCCGCCTGCTTGCCGCATTGATCGGTGTGGTGCTGTGGGCCTGCTCCATGGCCAGCCTGGGTTACTTTTTCATCTATCAGCAGGAATTCTCCCAAAGCGTCATCTTCATCATGTTCGAATCGAACGTGGCCGAAGCCGGCGAGTACATGACGCAGTATTTTGCCTGGTGGATGGTGCCTGCGTTCCTCGCTCATACCGCCATGGGTTACTTCCTTTGGACACGTCTGCGCCCGGTGTACCTGCCCCGGGGCCAGGCCATGGTGGCGGCAGTTGTGATACTGGGCGCCGTCGTCGGTTATCCATTGATCAAGCAAACCCAGCGTGCCGGCACATTCGCCGGCGGCCTGGAAAAATTCGAAGACCGCATCGAACCGGCCGTACCCTGGCAGATGTTGGTGGCCTACCATCGTTATGGTGAGCAGTTGGCAAGCATGCAAGGCATGTTGCAAAGCGCCAGCAAGATTGAACCACTGCGCAACCTCAAGGACGCCATGACCAACCAGCCGGCTACCCTGGTGCTGGTGATCGGCGAGTCCACCAACCGGCAGCGCATGAGCCTGTATGGCTACCCGCGAGAAACCACACCGGAGCTAGACAAACTCAAGGACCAACTGGCGGTCTTCGACAATGTGATTACGCCACGTCCGTACACCATCGAAGCACTGCAACAAGTGCTGACATTTGCTGACGAGCAGAATCCGGACCTGTACCTGACCACCCCTTCGTTGGTCAGCATGATGAAACAGGCGGGCTACAAGACTTTCTGGATCACCAACCAGCAGACCATGACCAAGCGCAACACCATGCTCACGACGTTTTCCCAGCAGGCCGATGAGCAGGTGTACCTGAACAACAACCGCAACCAGAACGCTGCCCAGTACGACGGCGATGTGATTGCACCGTTCAACAAGGCCCTGGCCGATACCGCGCCGCGCAAGCTGATCGTGGTGCACCTGCTCGGTACTCACATGAGCTACCAGTACCGCTATCCGCCGACCTTCAACAAGTTCACCGACCGCCAGGGTGTACCGGCAGGTCTGCGCGACGACCAGGTGCCGACCTACAACAGTTATGACAACGCGGTGCTGTACAACGACTTCGTGGTTTCCAGCCTGATCAAGGACTACGCCAAGAACGACCCCAACGGTTTTCTGTTGTACCTGTCGGACCACGGTGAAGACGTATTCGACTCCGCGGGCCATGACACCCTTGGTCGCAATGAAGGCAAACCCACCGCGCCGATGTACACCATTCCGTTCATGGCCTGGGCTTCGCCCAAGTGGCGTGAAACCCATGACTGGAACTTTGCGGGCGACCTGTCACGGCCTTACAGCAGCTCTCAGTTGATCCATACCTGGGCAGATCTGGCGGGCTTGAGTTTTGATGAACTGGACCGCAGCAAGAGCCTGGTCAGCGCTGAATTCCAGGCCCGACCGCTATTGATCGGCAACCCTTACCAACGGCAGCACAAGGCGCTGATCGACTTCAGCCTGATGCAGCCCAAGGCACCGGCGGCCAGGCTGGTGCAGCAGTAA
- a CDS encoding DUF6026 family protein, with translation MDPVVTARPPQTLYVTIRRDELRLLKEERDLLFDEVTQLRMQLQHAQLSHQGQALVR, from the coding sequence ATGGACCCAGTCGTTACCGCACGTCCTCCCCAAACCCTTTACGTGACCATTCGTCGCGACGAATTGCGCCTTCTCAAGGAAGAACGCGATCTGCTGTTCGATGAAGTGACCCAGTTGCGCATGCAATTGCAGCACGCCCAACTCTCCCATCAGGGCCAGGCCCTGGTTCGATAA
- the gnd gene encoding phosphogluconate dehydrogenase (NAD(+)-dependent, decarboxylating): protein MCSREHQHMQLGIIGLGRMGGNIARRLMLNGHTTVVYDRNTAFVENLAQEGATGVADLPALVAGLEKPRAVWVMLPAGAPTEDTINALSELLEPGDVIIDGGNTYYKDDIRRAAALSEKGLNYMDVGTSGGVWGLERGYCMMIGGDADVVKRLDPLFDSLAPGMGDIPRTRDRKSDDDRAERGYIHAGPAGSGHFVKMIHNGIEYGMMQAFAEGFDILKTKSSESLPPEQRFDLNLADIAEVWRRGSVVSSWLLDLTADALASDPKLDGFSGEVADSGEGRWTIEAAIEQAVPVPVLSSSLFARFRSRQQSTYGDKMLSAMRFGFGGHVETPKK from the coding sequence ATTTGTAGTAGGGAGCATCAGCACATGCAACTCGGGATTATTGGACTGGGCCGCATGGGCGGCAATATTGCGCGGCGCCTGATGCTCAATGGGCACACCACAGTGGTCTATGACCGCAACACCGCGTTCGTCGAAAACCTGGCCCAGGAAGGTGCCACGGGCGTGGCTGACCTGCCGGCGCTGGTGGCCGGCCTGGAAAAGCCGCGGGCGGTCTGGGTCATGCTGCCGGCCGGCGCGCCCACCGAAGACACCATCAATGCGCTCAGCGAGCTGCTGGAGCCCGGCGATGTGATCATCGATGGCGGTAACACGTACTACAAGGACGACATCCGTCGTGCCGCGGCCCTGTCGGAAAAAGGCTTGAACTACATGGACGTGGGCACGTCCGGCGGTGTCTGGGGCCTGGAGCGCGGTTATTGCATGATGATCGGCGGCGATGCCGACGTGGTGAAGCGCCTGGACCCGCTGTTCGACAGCCTGGCGCCGGGCATGGGCGACATTCCCCGTACCCGTGACCGCAAGTCCGACGACGACCGCGCCGAACGCGGCTATATCCACGCTGGCCCGGCCGGGTCGGGACATTTCGTGAAGATGATCCACAACGGCATCGAGTACGGCATGATGCAGGCCTTCGCCGAAGGCTTCGACATCCTCAAGACCAAGTCCAGCGAAAGCCTGCCGCCGGAGCAGCGTTTCGACCTGAACCTGGCCGATATCGCCGAAGTCTGGCGCCGCGGCAGCGTGGTTTCGTCCTGGTTGCTGGACCTGACAGCCGATGCCTTGGCCAGCGATCCAAAGCTGGACGGCTTTTCCGGTGAAGTGGCCGACAGCGGCGAAGGGCGCTGGACCATCGAGGCGGCCATCGAACAAGCGGTGCCGGTGCCGGTGCTGTCCAGTTCGCTGTTCGCCCGTTTCCGTTCCCGCCAGCAGAGCACCTACGGCGACAAGATGCTGTCCGCCATGCGCTTCGGCTTCGGCGGCCACGTGGAGACGCCGAAAAAATGA